GCGACACGCTGATGTTGGCCCACACCCACCAGCAGTACGCCCAGCCCACCACGGTCGGCCACTATCTGCTCGCGGCGGCGGCGACCGTCGGTCGATGCGTCGACCGCTATCACGATGCGCTGGCCCGCCTGGATCGCTCACCGCTCGGGGCCGGCGCGCTGACGACCACCGGGTTTCCGATCGACCGCACCTACACCGCCGCACTCCTGGGGTTTGCCGGCATCGTGGAAAACAGCTACGACGCGGTCGTCGCGGCGGATCACGTGGCCGAACTCGCCGGCTGCCACGCAGCCCTGGCGACAAGCCTGGGCCGAATCGTCCAGGACCTGCTGGGGTGGGCGAGCTCGGAGGTGGGTGCGCTCGAGCTGGCGGCCGGCTTCATTCAGATCAGCAGTATCATGCCCCAAAAACGCAACCCGGTCGCGCTGGAACACGTCCGCAGCGCCCTCAGTCGGCTGCTGGGTGCGTGCCTGGGCATTTGGGCGTCGGCGCACAACGTGCCGTTCGAAGACGTCAACGACCCGGCGGATGACGCGGTGCCGCTGCTGGTGGAGACGCACCGGGCGTTGGGCGGTACGCTCGCGGTGCTCCGCGCGGCCATCGCCTCGGCGACGATCCGGGGGGACGCCTGGGCTCCGGCCCTCCGCGGCACGTTCGCCACGAGCACCGAACTCGCCGACACGCTGGTGCGCGAAGGCGGCCTCGGGTTTCCCGAGGCCCATGCGGCGGTCGCCCGCCTCGTCGAGGACCGGCGCCGGCAGGGCCGCGGGTTTGCGGAGGTCACCCCGGACGAGATTGAAACGGCCGCCCTGGCGGCCGCCGGGCGGCGCGTGCGACTCTCCCTCGAGACCATCGCGCGGGCGATCGATCCTCGGAGCTTCGTCTCGTCGCGCACCATCCCGGGAGGGCCCGGCCCCCAGGCGGTGGGGGCGATGCTGGACTCGACCCGGGCAACGCTGGCGACAAGCCGGAAGACGACTCGAGCGGTGAGAGACCGGGTCGCCGCCGCCCGCGCCCGGCGGGGGATGGAGGCGAGCGCGTAACGGAACCACGCGCGGGCCGGTTCTTGATCACCGGCAAACGCACCGGATGGGAGGGAGAATCATGCGGCTGATCGTTCGCGGGGTGTTGCTCGTCTGCGCCCTTGCCGTCGCGGTAGGGGGAACGGCGGCGCAGGCCCAACAGCGGGTCACGGTGACCTACTGGCAGTACTTCTTTGAGAGCAAGGTCAAGCTGATGGACGCGTTGATCAAACAGTTCGAGGCCCAGAACCCCGGGATTCATGTCGTCCAGGAGACGTTCCCGTACGACTCGTACAACCAGAAGGTGGCGAGCGCCGTCCCCGCCGGCCAGGGCCCGGACATCGTCAACCTGTTCTACGGGTGGCTCCCGCTCTACGTGGACAGCGGCTACCTCGTGCCGCTGCCGCAGAGCGCCTTCCCCACCACCCAGATCGAGCGCGACTTCGTGCCGATGGTCAAGGCGGCCAGGTTCGAGGGCAAGTACTGGGCGCTGCCGACGGCCGTCCGAACGTTGGCGCTGTTCTACAACAAGGATCTGTTCCGGAAAGCTCAACTCAGCCGCCCGCCCTTGACCTGGGATGAGTTCCTCGCCGACGCGGAGCGCCTGACGGCGCGGGACGCGCGGGGCAACATCACCCTCGAAGGGTTCGGGATCTCCCCGGACGGCCAGGACCACCAGTTGATCCGCGAAGTCCTGTTCCGCCAGTGGGGAGCGGCGCCGTACAGCGGCGACGGGAAGCATCCCACCTACAACACCCCCCAGGGCGCGGCGGCGCTGCAATGGTACACCGACCTCGTCACCAAGGCCAAGGTCGGCGTGATCGGCTTCTTCCCCGGAGGGAACGGGTACCGGGACGCGTTCGTCGCCGGGAAAGCCGGGATGATCGTGGACGGCTCGTTCGCGATCGGATCGATCCGGAGCAGTACGAAATTCGACTGGGGGGTGGCGCAGCTTCCGCGCCGAACCTCCGGCGGCACGCCGAGCAACTTCGGGTCGCTCTGGGTCCACGGCCTGACGAACAAGGCCAAGGGCCCCCGATTGGCGGCGGCGGTCAAGTTCCTGCAGTTCATCACCTCACCCGATACCCAGCGGCTCTGGCTGCAGCAGGTGGGGGAGATCCCGGCGAGCCAGGCACTGGCCAACGATCCCAAGCTCGCCGCCGATCCGATCTACGGGCCATTCATCCAGAGCCTGCCGTTCGCGCACGCGACGTTCTTCGTCGATGAAGCCGCCCAGCGCCAGGTCCTCCTGGACGCGATCAACGAGGTCATCTTGAACCACACCGATCCCAAGGCGGCGCTCGACGCCGCGGCGGCGAAAGAAGCGAAGGTCCTGGACGAGTTCTGGGCCAAGCACCGATAGGCCGCGCACCCGTGGGGATCTCGATCGCGCGGACGACCTGGGGCGGGCTCGGCCTGGAGGCGCGCCGGGCCGTGTGGGCGTACGCGTTCCTGGCCGGGCCCCTGGCGTTCTACGTCGTAATCCGGATTTTCCCGGCGGCCTCCGCCCTCTTCATCAGCCTCCATCGATGGAACATCGTCTCGGCGGAGAGGCCGTTCGTCGGAGCGGCCAACTTCCGGGAGATTCTCTCCGATCCGCTGTTCTGGAAGGCGGTAACCAATACCCTGCGATACCTGATCGCCGGGATTCCGGCGCAGCTCATCCTCGGGCTGGGGATCGCCCTGCTGCTTCGCCGGATTACCCGCTTCCGCGGCTTCTTCCGAGCGCTGTACTTCATCCCGTTCGTCACCCCCATCGTCGCGGCGGCGTGGGTGTGGCAGTGGATGTACACGCCGACCTTCGGCCCCCTCAACCGCCTCTTCGAAGCCGCCGGCCTCCCCCGGCAGGCGTTCCTGCGCCAGCCCCACCAAGCCCTGTACGCGATTGCGGCAATGGTGGTGTGGGAGTACGTGGGCTTCCAGGTGGTGATCTTCCTCGCCGGGTTGGAAGCCATCCCCCAGGTCTTCTACGAGGCGGCGGAGGTGGACGGGGCGGGCGGCTGGGGGCTCTTCCGGCACATCACCGTGCCGCTGCTGAACCCGACGCTCGTGTTCTCAGCCGTCTACGGCACCATCCTCTACCTCCAGCTCTTCACGCAGGTCCTGAACATGACGTTCGGCGATCAGGGCGGGCCGCTGGGGAGCACCATGACGATCGTGCTGTACGTGTACATCCAGGGGTTCCAACGGTTCCGGATGGGCCCGGCGGCGGCGGCAACGGTGGTGCTCTTTGTGGCCATCCTCGCGATTACGCTCCTGCAGCTCCGGTTCTTCTCGCGGCAGGTGGAGTACTGATGGCCGCGCGGGCCGCGACGTCCCGCGCCCCGGCCGCCGAGGGCCTCTTCCCCCGCCGGCTCCTGGGGGACGCCCTGGCCTACCTGGTCCTCGCCGCGGGGGGAGCGCTCGTCGTCTTCCCGTTCCTCTGGATGCTGGCGACATCGCTCAAAGGCCCGAGGGAGATCTTCGAGCTGCACTTCTGGCCCCAGGCGCCGACGCTGGACGGCTTCCGCCAGGTCCTCACCGCCACGCAGTTCCCACGGTGGTTCCTCAACAGCACCGTGGTCGCGGCGATCACGACGGCGAGCGTGGCGTTCTTCGACTCCCTGACCGGCTACACGCTGGCCAAGCTGCGCTTCCCCGGCCGGAACCTGATCTTCGTCGTCATCCTCTGCACGTTGATGATCCCGACGGAGATGCTGGTCATCCCCTGGTATTCGCTGAGCGTGCGCCTGGGGTGGATCGACACCTTCTGGGGGATCATGTTCCCGGGACTGATGAGCGCGTTTGGGGTCTTCCTGATGCGCCAGTTCATGACGGCCCTCCCCGACGAGCTCCTCGATGCGGCGCGGATCGATGGGCTCTCGGAGTTCGGCCTGTTCACTCGCATCGCGCTGCCGCTGGTACGGCCGGCGCTCGCGGCGCTGTGCATCTTCACGTTCCTCGGCAACTGGAATGCCTTCATCTGGCCGCTGATCGTCATCCAGACCCCCGTGATGCGCACCCTCCCCGTGGGCATCGCCCTCTACAGCGGCGAAGCGGGGTCGGCGTGGCATCTGATCATGGCCGCGTCTTCGCTGGCCGTGCTGCCGGTCCTGGCGGTCTTCATCGTCTTGCAGCGGCAGATCATCGAGGGGGTCGTCCTGACCGGGCTTCGCAATTAATCGACCGCGCACGGCGCGCCGCCGAACGAAAGGAGATGGCCACATCCCATGACCGACCGGATCCCCATCCTCGACTTCCACGCGCACTTTCCCGTGCGGGGCGGATGGGACCCCGCGCGCGAGGCGTACGTGGCCAGGCACGGACAGGCGAAATGGGACCGGGTAATGGGGTGGCTGCGGGAGGACCAACGCGCCTGGCGCCGCGCCTGGGGATTTCCCGAGCCGGAGGCCCCGGGCACGGATGAGGAGATGGCCCGGCGATGGGCGGAGGAGGTCGATCGCCACCGGCTCGTCCGGATCGCGTTCGTGACGGGGGGGGACAACGACCGGCTGGCCGCGATCGTCGCCCGGTATCCGGACAAGTTCATGGGGTTCGCCCACCATGATCCCTTCCTCCCCGACGCGGCCGCCGAGCTCGAGCGGGCCGTCACCACCCTCGGCTTGCGCGGGTACAAGGTGATCGCGCCGCTCGTCCACGGATCGATCGCCGACGAACGCCTCTGGCCGGTGTGGGAAACCGCGGAACGCCTGAACATTCCCGTCCTCATCCACTTCGGCCCGCTGCGCTACCAGGGGATCGTCGCCCACCCCAACATGAACCCGCTCGTCCTCCAGGACGTGGCGCGCGCCCATCCCGGGGTCCCTTTCGTGGTGCCGCACTTCGGCTGCGGCTATCCCCGCGAACTCCTCCACCTCGCCTGGGTGTGCGGGAACGTCCACGTCGATACCTCCGGATCCAACGAATGGATGCGGTGGATGCCCTACCCCCTCACGTTGCGCGATCTGTTTCGGATGTTCCTCGACACCGTCGGCCCTCGCCGCATCCTGTTCGGCACCGACTCCAGTTGGTTCCCCCGCGGCTTCGCGGTCCGCTACCTGGAAGAACAACTGCGGGCCTGCTGGGAGCTGGGGTGCCCCGAGGGCGATGTGCGGGGAATCTTCGCGGGCAACGCGGCCCGGCTGCTCGGCATTCCTCTGCCCGGGGCGGGTGCCGGGTGAGGAATCGGGGCCACGCCGGGAGGTGAGCGGATGACACCGGTGGAGTGGATCACGTTTGACTGCTACGGCACGCTGATCGACTGGGAAGGCGGCGTCGCCGATGCGCTCGCCCCGCTCCTTCCCCCTCCCGTAGACCGCGCCGGGCTGGCCTCGCGGTACATCGCCGTAGAGGCCGCGGTGGAGCACGAATCCTACCGACCGTACCGCGACATCCTCGCGGTGGCCAGCGCCCGCCTGATGGCCGACCTCGGCCATCCGCTGCCGTCGGGCCTGGAGCGGATCCTGCCGGACTCCATCTCGTCGTGGCGGCCGTTCCCCGAGGTCTCCCAAGTCCTGCGAGCGCTCCGTGCGGGGGGAGCACGTTTCGCCATCCTCTCCAACGTGGACCGCGATCTGCTCGCCGCCTCGGTCCTCCGTCTCGGGGTGGAACCCGACCTGATGGTCACGGCGGAGGACTGTCGGAGTTACAAACCGGCACGCGGCCACTGGGATCGCTTCTTGACGGCGAGCGGAGCCGCAGCGGCGCGCACGGTGCACGTCGGGGCGAGCCTGTTTCATGACATCGTCCCGGCGCGCGCGCTGGGATTTCGGACGGTGTTCATCAATCGACACAGAGAGCCCCTCGCCGAAGCCGCCCCTACCCGCGTCCTCCACGACCTCCGCCCCCTGCCCGATGTGATCCGCGCGCTGGCCGGTTCTTGACACGATTTTGACGGCTCCAGTATGCTAAAGGAGCCGCGGGCGTGCACGACCGTGCCGAAGTGGCGGAATTGGCAGACGCGCTACGTTCAGGGCGTAGTGGGCGAGAGCCCGTGGGAGTTCGAGTCTCCCCTTCGGCACCATCCGATCTCCCGGCCGCGCCGCCGATCACCGGCGATCCGCGGCCGGGGCAGCCGGGAGGCCCGGACACGGCAACCACTCCCCCACCCCCCAACCTCGACCTGGCGGTGCTGGCGCATCTGCGCGGCTACCCCGAGGAACTCCGGCGGTTCAGCAATCTGCTCAAGCAGGTCCATCCGCACGGGCGGTCCGCCGTGGAGTACTTTCTTTCGCGCGAGGTCGCCGCGGACTCGTTTCTGGCCGCCCTCTGCCGGTTGGTGCAGGCCGGCGAAGATCTCGTCACGGTCGTGGAAGCGGCCGACCTGCTGGGCACACGCCCGGCCCGGGTGATGGAGCTGGCCGAGAGCCCGAGCTTTCCCCGCCCGCTCTGGGGAGAAGGCCGCCAGCGGGTGTGGCGGCGCGCGGACATCGCCGACCGACCGGCCTCGGGTTGAGCAGATGGCGCGGCTCGCCCTCTCCGTGCGGTGCGGCGCCTGCGGCTGCGAGTTCGACACCGGGATCCGCATCGACCGGCGCAATTTCGTCCGCGCCACCCTCGCCAGCAACTATCATAAATGTCCGGCGTGCGGGGCGCGCGGCACGTACCGCAAGGAGCAGTACATCACCCGTGAAGACCCGCCGCCGCGACCCGCCGCGCCGCTCCCGCCCGGCCAGGGATAACGGGGCCCCGTGCGCCGCGAGTCGTCGCTCAGCGCCGCGTCGGCGCTGCGGGAAACCGCACGCCACGGTGTTCGGCTTGCGCCTGTACGCGCTCGGGACGTATAATGAATTCGTCGACCGCACACTCCGCATCCGCGACGTCCCACGCATTTCGACGCGATTCCAACACTCCGAAAGGGGGAGACGGCATGGCAAAGTACGAAGCGAAGAAGTTCCGCGCGTTTGAGATCGAGCTCGCCGGCATCAGCAAGAAGACGATGGAGGAGCACTACAAGCTCTATCAGGGGTACGTGGCCAAGTCCAACGAGATCCTCGACCGGCTGGCCAGCGGCGGGGTCGATCTCACCAAGGCGAACCCGACCTATTCCGAGCTCCGCGAGCTCAAGGTGGAACTCTCCCGCGCGATCGGCGGCGTGAAGAACCACGAGGTCTACTTCGATCACCTCGGCGGCAAGGGCGGGCGGCCGGCGGGGAAACTCTTGGGCCTGATGGAAACGGCGTTCGGATCGTTCGACAAGTGGCAGGCGGACATGAAGGCCACCGGCACCGCGGCGCGGGGCTGGGTGTGGATGGCGTACGACTGGGATTCGGGAACGTTGCACAACTTCATTGGCGACGAACAGAACACGTACCCGATCTGGAACGCCACGCCCCTGGTGGCGCTGGATTGCTTTGAACACGCGTACTGGATGGACTACGGGACGGGCAAGGGCTCGTACATCGACGTGTTCTTTAAGCTCCTGGACTGGGATGCCGTCCAAAAGCGCGCCGACCACTTTGGCATTCTGAAGTAACCTCGCCGAGATCGACCGGCACCCGGGCGCGCCGGCGCCCGGGTGCCCGCATCGTTCGCGCCATTTCCTGCACAACTCGGGTATATATCCCTCGGAAGCCACCACAGAACCGGAGGTTGGGGCGAGGTCCCGGTCATGGCCATCCCGCTGACGCGTACCTGCTTGGAGTGTGAGGCCGAGATGGAGCTCATCACCGTCGACGACGGTGGGGAGGTCGTCATCTACGAATGCCCGGAGTGCGGCCACCAGGTCGAGCTACGCCTGGAAGACGAGGACGATGAGCCCGACGACGGGGTCGACGAGGCTCAGGACGCCGAAGAGGATCACGCCGTGCGGGAGCTGCTCGAACCTGAGGACGAGGGGTAGCACACCACCCCATCCACGACCGTCATCTCGACGCGAACGTCGCACAACCTCTCCGACGGCACCGCGAACGGATCAGGCGAGAGCGCGACAAAATCCGCCAGCCGCCCGGGGGTGAGGATGCCTTTGATCGCCTCTTCGCCGGAGGCGAAGGCGGGGCCCACCGTGTAGGCCCGTACGGCGTCTCCCACTGACAGGCATTCTTCCGGATGCCACGGGGGGCGCTGGGGCTCCTCCCGGCGCTTTCGGGTAACCGCAGCGTACAGCCCGGCCAGGACGTCCAGGGTTTCGACCGGTGCGTCCGAGCCGAACGCCAGGCAGGCCCCCGATTCCCGCAGCGAGCGCCAGGCGTAGCCGTAGCGGCTGCGGCGGCCCCAGTAGCGGTCGGCGATGTCGCGGTCCTGCGTACAATGAATGGGCTGCATCGAGGCCACCACCCCCAGCGCGGCCAGGCGGGGGAGGTCTGCGGCGTGCAGGAGCTGCACGTGCTCGATCCGGTGACGGAGCCCCGCAGAGGCCGGCACCTCCGCCCCCGCCGCTTCGATCGCGTCGAGCGCCTCCCGGTTGGCCCGATCGCCGATCGCGTGCACGGCCGAGGCGATGCCGTGCTCGGCCGCCCGCCGGATGAGCTCGCACAGCTGCGCGCGGCTGCGCACGACGACGCCCGTGTTCGCCGGGTCGCCGTCGTAGGGTTCCAGCATGCTCGCCGTCTGCGATCCGAGCGCCCCATCGGCGAAGATCTTCACCCCCCCGATGCGCAACATCGGGTCGCCGAACCCGCTGCGGACCCCGAGGCGGATCGCCGCCTCCAGCCCTTCCTCCGGGATCATGATGCAGACCCGAATCCCGAGCGCCCCTCTCCCCCGCAGCCGCTGAAGCGCCGCCAGCACGTTCGCGCCTTCCATGACGTGCACCCCGGCGATCCCGGCGCGGTGGGCGGCATCGGTGGCATCGCGAATCGCGGCCTCGATCGCCTCCGGGCCCGGCTGGCCGGCCAGGACCACGACGGGATCCGCGGCCCGCTCCGCCAGCAGCCCGGTCGGCTCGCCGGTTCGCGGATCGCGCACGATCTTGCCGCCGGGCGGATCGGGGGTGTGCGGACCGACGCCCGCGCGCTCCAGCGCGACGGAGTTCACCCATGTCGTGTGCCCGTCCTTGCTGTGGAGGACCGCGGGATGCTCCCCCGTGACGGGATCGAGATCTTCCCGGCGGGGAAACCGCCCCTCGGGCCAGAGGTTCTTGTCCCACCGGCCACCGCGGATCCACTCGCCGGGTCGAGCACGCCCGGCCGCGGCGGCGACCCGGGCGACGGCCTCGCGCAGGGAGCGGCAGTCGCGCAGGTTGACGGTGCGCATCGCCAGCCCGACCGCGGCGAGGTGGATGTGGCTGTCCGTGAACGCCGGCACCACCGCCCACCCCTGGAGCCCGATGCGGGCGAAGCCCGGAAACGCCTCGCGTAGCGTTTCGCGGTCGCCCACGGCGACGATCCGCCCGCCCCGCACGGCCAGAGCCGTCGCGGCCGGGCAGGCCGGATCGAGGGTGTGGATCACCCCGCCTTCGAAGAGCACCCCCTGAGCCGGAGGCATCCGCCCTCCCGTCTCAAAAGCGACCGCGCCGCTTCCGTTCCATCATCATCCCTCGCGCGGCGTGCGAATCATCCGCAGGACGTTGGCGAGCTCCACCGCGGCCAGCGCCGCATCCTCGCCCTTGTTTCCGTGCGTGCCCCCGCTGCGGGCTTCGGCCTGTTCCAGCGTGTGCGTGGTGAGCACGCCGAACGCCACGGGGAGGCCGGTCTGCAGGGAGACGTGCACCAGGCCGGTTGCCGCGCCGAGCGCCACGTACCGATCGTGCGTCGTCTCCCCCCGGATCACACAGCCCAGGCAGATCAGCGCATCGTACCGACCCGATCGGGCCAGCGCCTGGGCGATCACCGGAAGATCGTAGGTGCCGGGCGCCCACGCGACGTCCACGGCGTCTTCCGCTACGCCGGACCGGTGCAGCGCGGCAAGCGCACCGGTGAGCAACCGCCGAGTGATCCGGGCGTTGAAGCGGCTGACGGCGACACCGATCCGGAGCCCGGCGCCCGTCTGCCCTCCCTCCAGGGATGCCCCCACCGCGGCTACTCGAGGGTCAGGAGGTGGCCGAGTTTGTGCCGCTTCGTCGCCAGGTACCGGTAGTTCTCGGGGTTCGGCGGAACCTCGATCGGCACCCGGCTCACCACCTCGATCCCGAACCCCTCCAGCCCCACGCGCTTGGCGGGATTGTTGGTCAGAAGCCGGATGCGGCGCAGCCCGAGGTCGGTCAGGATCTGCGCCCCGACGCCGTAGTCGCGGGGATCGGGCGCGAACCCGAGGAGCACGTTCGCCTCCACGGTGTCCTTGCCCGTATCCTGCAGGGCGTAGGCCCGAATCTTGTTGGCGAGGCCGATCCCCCGCCCCTCCTGGCGAATATAGACGAGCACGCCCCGCCCCTCCTGGGCGATGACCTCGAGCGCCCGATGGAGCTGCTCCCCGCAGTCGCAGCGAAGCGACCCGAAGACCTCGCCGGTCAGACACTCCGAGTGCATGCGGACCAACACCGGATCCGCGCCCCCCAGGTCCCCCCGGGTCACGGCGAGGTGGGTCGCCCCGTCCAAGGTGTTTTGATAGACGACCGCGGTGAATTCACCGTAGGTCGTCGGCAAGCGAGTCCGCCCCTCGCAGATCACAAATCGATCCCGCTCCAGCCGGTAGCGAATCAATTCGGCGACAGAGATGATCGGCAGGGCGTGGCGCGCCGCAAACGCCCGGAGTTCGGGAAGGCGCGCCATCGTCCCGTCGTCGCTCATGATCTCGCAGAGCACTCCCGCCGGGGAGAGGCCGGCGAGCGTGGCGAGGTCAACCGCGGCCTCGGTGTGTCCGGCCCGGCGCAGGACGCCGCCGGGAGTCGCGCGCAGCGGGAACACGTGGCCGGGCCGGCTGAGATCCTCGGGGCGGGTCGCGGGGTCGACGAGCGCCTGGATCGTCGCCGCGCGGTCGGGGGCGGAGATCCCGGTCGTGATCTTATGCTTCGCGCCGACCGAGATCGCGAACGCGGTCCCTTGGTGCGAGGTGTTCTGCGCCACCATCTGCGGGAGGGCCAAGGCATCCAGCCGCTCGCCGGTCATCGGCACCGTGATCAGGCCGCGGGCCTGCTTCACCATGAAGTTGATCGCCTCGGGGCTGATCTTCTCGGCGG
The sequence above is drawn from the bacterium genome and encodes:
- the argH gene encoding argininosuccinate lyase; the encoded protein is MGREPRYVEHVLAPRYAFGRREELPYLLDVLVAHTLMLRRQRIVTPESAAATLRALTAVTPEALPPYDPRYEDIYFAVEDRVAQATGGIGEFRLALSRNDAWAALIRLMLRDQGLALVEHLDDVREALLDQAVRHRDTLMLAHTHQQYAQPTTVGHYLLAAAATVGRCVDRYHDALARLDRSPLGAGALTTTGFPIDRTYTAALLGFAGIVENSYDAVVAADHVAELAGCHAALATSLGRIVQDLLGWASSEVGALELAAGFIQISSIMPQKRNPVALEHVRSALSRLLGACLGIWASAHNVPFEDVNDPADDAVPLLVETHRALGGTLAVLRAAIASATIRGDAWAPALRGTFATSTELADTLVREGGLGFPEAHAAVARLVEDRRRQGRGFAEVTPDEIETAALAAAGRRVRLSLETIARAIDPRSFVSSRTIPGGPGPQAVGAMLDSTRATLATSRKTTRAVRDRVAAARARRGMEASA
- a CDS encoding extracellular solute-binding protein — encoded protein: MRLIVRGVLLVCALAVAVGGTAAQAQQRVTVTYWQYFFESKVKLMDALIKQFEAQNPGIHVVQETFPYDSYNQKVASAVPAGQGPDIVNLFYGWLPLYVDSGYLVPLPQSAFPTTQIERDFVPMVKAARFEGKYWALPTAVRTLALFYNKDLFRKAQLSRPPLTWDEFLADAERLTARDARGNITLEGFGISPDGQDHQLIREVLFRQWGAAPYSGDGKHPTYNTPQGAAALQWYTDLVTKAKVGVIGFFPGGNGYRDAFVAGKAGMIVDGSFAIGSIRSSTKFDWGVAQLPRRTSGGTPSNFGSLWVHGLTNKAKGPRLAAAVKFLQFITSPDTQRLWLQQVGEIPASQALANDPKLAADPIYGPFIQSLPFAHATFFVDEAAQRQVLLDAINEVILNHTDPKAALDAAAAKEAKVLDEFWAKHR
- a CDS encoding sugar ABC transporter permease — its product is MGISIARTTWGGLGLEARRAVWAYAFLAGPLAFYVVIRIFPAASALFISLHRWNIVSAERPFVGAANFREILSDPLFWKAVTNTLRYLIAGIPAQLILGLGIALLLRRITRFRGFFRALYFIPFVTPIVAAAWVWQWMYTPTFGPLNRLFEAAGLPRQAFLRQPHQALYAIAAMVVWEYVGFQVVIFLAGLEAIPQVFYEAAEVDGAGGWGLFRHITVPLLNPTLVFSAVYGTILYLQLFTQVLNMTFGDQGGPLGSTMTIVLYVYIQGFQRFRMGPAAAATVVLFVAILAITLLQLRFFSRQVEY
- a CDS encoding carbohydrate ABC transporter permease translates to MAARAATSRAPAAEGLFPRRLLGDALAYLVLAAGGALVVFPFLWMLATSLKGPREIFELHFWPQAPTLDGFRQVLTATQFPRWFLNSTVVAAITTASVAFFDSLTGYTLAKLRFPGRNLIFVVILCTLMIPTEMLVIPWYSLSVRLGWIDTFWGIMFPGLMSAFGVFLMRQFMTALPDELLDAARIDGLSEFGLFTRIALPLVRPALAALCIFTFLGNWNAFIWPLIVIQTPVMRTLPVGIALYSGEAGSAWHLIMAASSLAVLPVLAVFIVLQRQIIEGVVLTGLRN
- a CDS encoding amidohydrolase family protein, with amino-acid sequence MTDRIPILDFHAHFPVRGGWDPAREAYVARHGQAKWDRVMGWLREDQRAWRRAWGFPEPEAPGTDEEMARRWAEEVDRHRLVRIAFVTGGDNDRLAAIVARYPDKFMGFAHHDPFLPDAAAELERAVTTLGLRGYKVIAPLVHGSIADERLWPVWETAERLNIPVLIHFGPLRYQGIVAHPNMNPLVLQDVARAHPGVPFVVPHFGCGYPRELLHLAWVCGNVHVDTSGSNEWMRWMPYPLTLRDLFRMFLDTVGPRRILFGTDSSWFPRGFAVRYLEEQLRACWELGCPEGDVRGIFAGNAARLLGIPLPGAGAG
- a CDS encoding HAD family hydrolase; this translates as MTPVEWITFDCYGTLIDWEGGVADALAPLLPPPVDRAGLASRYIAVEAAVEHESYRPYRDILAVASARLMADLGHPLPSGLERILPDSISSWRPFPEVSQVLRALRAGGARFAILSNVDRDLLAASVLRLGVEPDLMVTAEDCRSYKPARGHWDRFLTASGAAAARTVHVGASLFHDIVPARALGFRTVFINRHREPLAEAAPTRVLHDLRPLPDVIRALAGS
- a CDS encoding Fe-Mn family superoxide dismutase, which gives rise to MAKYEAKKFRAFEIELAGISKKTMEEHYKLYQGYVAKSNEILDRLASGGVDLTKANPTYSELRELKVELSRAIGGVKNHEVYFDHLGGKGGRPAGKLLGLMETAFGSFDKWQADMKATGTAARGWVWMAYDWDSGTLHNFIGDEQNTYPIWNATPLVALDCFEHAYWMDYGTGKGSYIDVFFKLLDWDAVQKRADHFGILK
- a CDS encoding amidohydrolase, translated to MPPAQGVLFEGGVIHTLDPACPAATALAVRGGRIVAVGDRETLREAFPGFARIGLQGWAVVPAFTDSHIHLAAVGLAMRTVNLRDCRSLREAVARVAAAAGRARPGEWIRGGRWDKNLWPEGRFPRREDLDPVTGEHPAVLHSKDGHTTWVNSVALERAGVGPHTPDPPGGKIVRDPRTGEPTGLLAERAADPVVVLAGQPGPEAIEAAIRDATDAAHRAGIAGVHVMEGANVLAALQRLRGRGALGIRVCIMIPEEGLEAAIRLGVRSGFGDPMLRIGGVKIFADGALGSQTASMLEPYDGDPANTGVVVRSRAQLCELIRRAAEHGIASAVHAIGDRANREALDAIEAAGAEVPASAGLRHRIEHVQLLHAADLPRLAALGVVASMQPIHCTQDRDIADRYWGRRSRYGYAWRSLRESGACLAFGSDAPVETLDVLAGLYAAVTRKRREEPQRPPWHPEECLSVGDAVRAYTVGPAFASGEEAIKGILTPGRLADFVALSPDPFAVPSERLCDVRVEMTVVDGVVCYPSSSGSSSSRTA
- the ribH gene encoding 6,7-dimethyl-8-ribityllumazine synthase, with protein sequence MGASLEGGQTGAGLRIGVAVSRFNARITRRLLTGALAALHRSGVAEDAVDVAWAPGTYDLPVIAQALARSGRYDALICLGCVIRGETTHDRYVALGAATGLVHVSLQTGLPVAFGVLTTHTLEQAEARSGGTHGNKGEDAALAAVELANVLRMIRTPREG
- a CDS encoding bifunctional 3,4-dihydroxy-2-butanone-4-phosphate synthase/GTP cyclohydrolase II; amino-acid sequence: MSTREQQAAGFATIAEAVEAIRSGGFVIVVDDEARENEGDLVVAAEKISPEAINFMVKQARGLITVPMTGERLDALALPQMVAQNTSHQGTAFAISVGAKHKITTGISAPDRAATIQALVDPATRPEDLSRPGHVFPLRATPGGVLRRAGHTEAAVDLATLAGLSPAGVLCEIMSDDGTMARLPELRAFAARHALPIISVAELIRYRLERDRFVICEGRTRLPTTYGEFTAVVYQNTLDGATHLAVTRGDLGGADPVLVRMHSECLTGEVFGSLRCDCGEQLHRALEVIAQEGRGVLVYIRQEGRGIGLANKIRAYALQDTGKDTVEANVLLGFAPDPRDYGVGAQILTDLGLRRIRLLTNNPAKRVGLEGFGIEVVSRVPIEVPPNPENYRYLATKRHKLGHLLTLE